The Tenrec ecaudatus isolate mTenEca1 chromosome 9, mTenEca1.hap1, whole genome shotgun sequence genome window below encodes:
- the LOC142456474 gene encoding large ribosomal subunit protein eL43-like, translating into MAKRTKKVRIVGKYGTFYGTSLRKMVKKNEISQHAKYTCSFCGKTKMKRRAVGIWHCGSYMKTVAGGAWTYNTTSAVTVKSAIRRLKELKDQ; encoded by the coding sequence ATGGCCAAACGCACCAAGAAGGTCAGGATCGTGGGCAAATATGGGACCTTTTACGGCACCTCCCTcaggaaaatggtgaagaaaaatgaaatcagcCAACATGCCAAGTACACTTGCTCCTTCTGTGGCAAAACCAAGATGAAGAGACGCGCCGTGGGCATCTGGCACTGTGGTTCCTACATGAAGACAGTTGCTGGTGGGGCCTGGACCTACAATACCACCTCTGCTGTCACAGTAAAGTCTGCCATCAGAAGACTGAAGGAATTGAAAGACCAGTAG